In Trichoderma atroviride chromosome 2, complete sequence, one DNA window encodes the following:
- a CDS encoding uncharacterized protein (EggNog:ENOG41), translated as MNPSQSVTTLKALHSDLASKYTTHVSEIEAIWKSLSKDQRVAFFQNGATDDEASKQFLDASLGIVYNIVPEFKLQDISNKPEFLLGHLKHRGTTSLFHQYRHGAHGQLGDRNVIIEMARDSQDRHVDPLKLSLALFGDMPYGHFIDFEPTSNFNEQLAVFKPVMLAGFCVPRSIGEMILKRQLLIIQKLNILLYNILYSSSQLRQEIERPKRYEQAPSAALSKLSIQERPKKLALSDLVSSAQDQKDTFEEFLRLLSADQDMLAHAMSIWFVSRPETIMDDTCGHLPAFSNNNINGAIFDSVHHTIKGATVWNYMCRLLHLLKDSTTDKMYRSFILQETSNLCHLEYSRAQAQFTRHVQTGVGAKYFKRIANSYDSAGNAKTKMKIQPQELTRADPHLHYILRLCQSQTNASKAVEWIKRLSNLYQSHPIEREALAGREVDSLEYLTAVSTFIQDLAPVISMPAFSRKKAQTFVLRFQELDVELNKLRNEVNLNVIWKPKQDLLGPEMASEILAELDQFVIGKTGSKMRFLYQDLMEDCLADLEHQYQATKAKLKNVDYVPLPAAAPQSADERMEQRKVKEKTRPCQSTILDMLQPPEAAEEEPI; from the coding sequence ATGAATCCTAGTCAAAGCGTCACAACTCTGAAAGCGCTCCATAGCGACCTCGCCTCCAAGTACACAACCCATGTGTCGGAAATTGAGGCTATTTGGAAATCTTTAAGCAAAGACCAACGCGTGGCATTCTTTCAGAATGGCGCTACGGACGATGAAGCGTCCAAGCAGTTTTTGGACGCGTCCCTGGGCATTGTGTACAACATTGTCCCAGAGTTCAAGTTGCAGGATATCTCAAACAAGCCGGAGTTTCTATTAGGTCACCTCAAGCACCGTGGCACAACATCGCTCTTTCACCAGTATCGCCATGGTGCTCATGGGCAACTTGGAGATCGGAATGTGATTATAGAGATGGCACGCGATAGCCAGGATCGCCACGTCGATCCGCTCAAACTTAGCCTTGCTCTGTTTGGCGACATGCCGTACGGCCACTTTATTGATTTTGAACCTACATCCAACTTCAATGAGCAGCTGGCTGTTTTCAAACCTGTAATGCTGGCAGGCTTCTGTGTTCCTCGGTCGATTGGAGAAATGATCTTGAAAAGACAGCTCCTGATCATTCAGAAACTAAACATCTTACTTTACAATATTTTATACTCAAGTTCGCAATTGAGACAGGAAATAGAGCGACCCAAGAGATACGAACAAGCACCATCAGCCGCGCTCTCGAAGCTGAGTATCCAAGAGCGACCGAAGAAACTTGCACTCTCGGATTTGGTCTCGAGTGCTCAAGATCAGAAAGATACTTTTGAAGAGTTTTTGAGGCTCCTTTCTGCTGATCAAGATATGCTCGCTCACGCTATGAGTATCTGGTTTGTCAGCAGACCGGAAACCATCATGGATGATACATGTGGTCATCTGCCAGCCTTTTCAAACAACAATATAAATGGTGCAATATTCGATTCAGTTCACCACACGATCAAAGGCGCTACTGTTTGGAACTACATGTGTCGTCTCCTTCACCTCTTGAAAGATTCGACTACTGATAAGATGTACCGATCGTTTATTCTTCAAGAGACTTCGAATCTTTGCCATCTAGAGTACAGCCGTGCCCAAGCTCAATTCACCAGGCACGTACAGACAGGCGTGGGCGCGAAATACTTTAAGCGAATTGCCAACTCGTATGACAGTGCGGGTAATGCAaagaccaagatgaagattcaGCCCCAAGAGCTGACCAGGGCTGACCCTCACTTGCACTACATTCTACGATTGTGTCAGTCGCAGACGAACGCGAGCAAAGCGGTGGAATGGATCAAGAGGCTGAGCAACCTGTATCAGTCTCATCCTATTGAACGGGAAGCATTGGCAGGAAGAGAGGTTGATTCGCTCGAGTACTTGACTGCAGTCTCAACATTTATCCAAGATTTGGCGCCCGTCATATCGATGCCAGCTTTCTCTCGGAAAAAAGCACAGACGTTTGTTTTGAGGTTTCAGGAGCTAGACGTCGAATTAAACAAGCTCCGGAACGAAGTCAATTTAAACGTAATATGGAAACCGAAGCAAGACCTCCTAGGCCCCGAAATGGCGAGCGAAATTTTGGCCGAGCTTGATCAGTTTGTGATTGGCAAGACTGGCTCCAAGATGAGGTTCTTGTACCAAGATCTCATGGAAGATTGTTTGGCGGATCTTGAACATCAGTACCAGgcgacaaaggcaaagctgaAAAACGTCGACTACGTGCcacttccagcagcagctcctcagTCTGCGGATGAAAGAATGGAGCAACGAAAAGTCAAGGAAAAGACTCGTCCTTGTCAGTCAACAATACTTGACATGTTACAACCTCCCGAGGCGGCCGAAGAAGAACCCATCTAG